The segment ATAGCCCAAAACTACTAAAGCACCGGGAACTTTGACAATCTCTTTAAAATACACACCACTCCAGTCGAACATGATGCCTTCGCTGGCCATGCAACAAAAAGCAATAATACCCAGCCAAATCAAACTGGTATCAGGGTTTTTGCGAAATGAATAACTTTCTTTTTTTTCGGTTTTTATGACTTTAGTAGCAATAATGAATTTGTAATTGGTTAAAACAATGATAATGACCAACACAAATGCAACTAAGAAATGATGATATGGAGTGAACTTCAAGCTCAACATCAGTAAGCTAACTAATGCGCCACAGAAACCAGCCAAACTCCACGAACCATGAAACGAACCCATGATAGGTTTGTCAAATAATTGTTGCGTATGCACGCCTTGTGTATTCACAGCAATGTTGCAAAAGTTTCCACAAACGCCAAAGATATACAATCCGGCAGCCAATTGCCATTTGGCAGAAGCCAAGCCCAACAAAGTAAGGAAAAACGAATAGAGTAAAAGTGCAATAATCAATACTTTTCGGCTACCATATTTGGTGACAGTTCTACCCGAAAAAGGCATGGCGGAAAGCTGACCCGCAGGCAATGCAAAGAGTAAGGTTCCCAATCCGGCTTCACTTAATTGCAGCATCGATTTGATATCCGGAATTCGGCTTGCCCAAGTCGCAAAACAAAATCCCATTCCGAAAAAGAACAAGGCAGTAGCGAGTC is part of the Flavobacterium sangjuense genome and harbors:
- a CDS encoding MFS transporter — its product is MPLIDYSFLERILPKAKIKKKFRNKKRSYLNRVRLATALFFFGMGFCFATWASRIPDIKSMLQLSEAGLGTLLFALPAGQLSAMPFSGRTVTKYGSRKVLIIALLLYSFFLTLLGLASAKWQLAAGLYIFGVCGNFCNIAVNTQGVHTQQLFDKPIMGSFHGSWSLAGFCGALVSLLMLSLKFTPYHHFLVAFVLVIIIVLTNYKFIIATKVIKTEKKESYSFRKNPDTSLIWLGIIAFCCMASEGIMFDWSGVYFKEIVKVPGALVVLGYTSFMISMASGRFLSDVFVAKYGVKKVLITSGIVISAGLYMAVLLPYLIPCTFAFMLVGFGVSNVIPTVISIAGNNENVPTGIALTIVSSISFLGFLIGPPLIGFIAELTSLKYSFAIIGVFGVFISVLVSRLKIFK